One window from the genome of Acinetobacter sp. ANC 7912 encodes:
- a CDS encoding D-alanine--D-alanine ligase, whose protein sequence is MSNASKFGKVAVLLGGKSAEREVSLDSGMAVLEALVRSGVNAEGFDPQERSITELSGYDRAFIVLHGRGGEDGQIQGALEWLNIPYTGTGVQGSAIGMDKVKTKQVWQGSELPTAPYRIVTKDSNAEEIVAALGLPLIIKPVHEGSSIGMSKVEKIEDFATAIAKATEHDAVVMAEKWITGREFTIVLLNGQALPVIRLQPPEDVAFYDYEAKYNRNDVQYGIPCGLSESEEKALQALALRAFQAVGASGWGRIDAMQDQDGNFWLLEVNTVPGMTSHSLVPKAAAAVGYSFDELCMAILEQTLNGVAR, encoded by the coding sequence GTGGAAAATCTGCAGAGCGTGAGGTTTCGCTGGACAGTGGTATGGCGGTACTTGAGGCATTGGTGCGTTCGGGGGTGAACGCAGAAGGCTTCGATCCACAGGAACGTAGTATCACTGAACTGTCGGGTTATGACCGTGCCTTTATCGTGCTGCATGGCCGTGGTGGTGAAGATGGCCAGATTCAGGGCGCACTGGAATGGTTGAATATTCCTTATACCGGTACAGGCGTACAGGGTTCAGCGATTGGCATGGACAAGGTCAAGACCAAGCAGGTATGGCAAGGTTCTGAACTGCCAACCGCACCCTATCGCATTGTGACCAAAGACTCCAATGCGGAAGAAATTGTTGCGGCATTGGGCCTGCCACTAATCATCAAGCCGGTACATGAAGGTTCAAGTATCGGCATGAGCAAAGTGGAAAAAATTGAAGACTTTGCCACTGCGATTGCCAAAGCGACTGAACATGATGCTGTAGTGATGGCAGAAAAATGGATTACCGGTCGTGAATTTACCATTGTGCTGTTGAATGGTCAGGCACTGCCAGTGATTCGCCTGCAGCCACCGGAAGATGTCGCATTCTACGACTACGAAGCCAAATACAACCGTAATGATGTGCAGTATGGTATTCCATGTGGTCTGAGCGAATCTGAAGAAAAAGCCTTGCAAGCACTGGCTTTACGTGCTTTCCAGGCAGTAGGGGCTAGCGGCTGGGGCCGTATTGATGCGATGCAGGATCAGGATGGCAATTTTTGGTTACTAGAAGTCAATACTGTACCGGGCATGACCAGCCACTCGCTGGTGCCGAAAGCCGCCGCTGCGGTGGGTTACAGTTTCGATGA